A window of Candidatus Fusobacterium pullicola contains these coding sequences:
- a CDS encoding NUDIX hydrolase — translation MKLEDLKFLKIAVEKHPTTQTTLEYLIKQDAIGALVVNAAGTKTLLVKQYRPGIAGEMYEIPAGLIEAGESAISTLYRELEEETGYLPKDYNIIYTPKQPLTVSPGYTQEKLYIYVVQLKDDSITPQNLKLDEGEDLSGTWFNLDEVEDISQDMKTILALHLYRK, via the coding sequence ATGAAATTAGAAGATTTAAAATTTTTAAAAATTGCAGTGGAGAAACACCCTACTACACAAACCACTTTGGAATATCTTATCAAACAAGATGCAATAGGAGCCTTAGTTGTAAATGCGGCAGGAACTAAAACTCTACTTGTAAAACAGTATAGACCGGGAATAGCTGGAGAGATGTATGAAATCCCTGCTGGACTTATTGAGGCCGGAGAATCTGCTATCTCTACTCTATATAGAGAGCTTGAAGAGGAAACTGGATATCTTCCAAAAGATTATAATATCATCTATACCCCTAAACAACCTCTTACTGTATCACCTGGATATACTCAAGAAAAACTATATATATATGTTGTACAATTAAAAGATGACTCAATCACTCCTCAAAATTTAAAATTAGATGAGGGTGAGGATCTAAGTGGTACTTGGTTTAATTTAGATGAGGTAGAAGATATATCTCAAGATATGAAAACTATACTAGCATTACATCTTTACAGAAAATAA
- a CDS encoding ABC transporter permease produces MRKVNYILLALFIIVCIFYYQDPYAMEESRILIAPNLKNILGCDNLGRDIFSRLLLGSFYTLSIAFLSVFLAVLTGVVIGSLAGYYGGVIDWIVMSIVEVIISIPSILIALGIIIILGTGFHSLIVAIFVIYIPRCVNVIRGLVKKEKNMEYVVVVKTYGVSNFRIIYRHILPNILKPISVAFTTGFAGAILTEASLGYLGLGIQPPYPTWGNILNQSQSYFLSAPWFTLAPGLAIIFTVYQIKKLEKRGRKY; encoded by the coding sequence ATGAGAAAGGTAAATTATATACTTTTAGCTTTATTTATAATAGTTTGTATATTCTATTATCAAGATCCTTATGCTATGGAAGAGAGTAGAATTTTAATAGCTCCCAATTTAAAAAATATATTGGGGTGTGATAACTTAGGAAGGGATATTTTTAGTAGACTTCTATTGGGAAGTTTTTACACCCTTTCTATAGCTTTTCTATCGGTGTTTTTAGCTGTTTTAACAGGAGTTGTCATAGGAAGCTTAGCTGGATATTATGGAGGGGTTATAGACTGGATAGTGATGTCTATAGTAGAGGTAATAATATCAATTCCAAGTATACTGATTGCTCTAGGAATAATAATAATATTGGGAACAGGATTTCACTCCTTAATAGTTGCTATTTTTGTAATATATATTCCTAGATGTGTAAATGTAATTAGAGGGCTTGTGAAAAAAGAGAAGAATATGGAGTATGTAGTTGTAGTAAAAACTTATGGGGTATCAAATTTCAGAATTATATATAGACATATTTTACCCAATATATTAAAACCTATATCTGTAGCCTTCACTACTGGTTTTGCAGGAGCAATATTGACAGAGGCTAGTTTAGGGTATCTAGGATTGGGAATACAGCCACCATATCCAACATGGGGTAATATATTAAATCAATCTCAATCCTATTTTTTATCAGCTCCATGGTTTACATTAGCCCCAGGTTTAGCAATAATTTTTACTGTATATCAGATAAAAAAATTGGAGAAAAGAGGGAGAAAGTATTGA
- a CDS encoding ATP-binding cassette domain-containing protein: MKLIDIKGLNLEIDGKVLLKNIDFSIKYGEIVALAGESGSGKTLTTKFILGILPERSKITYDKFEKNCKIGAVFQNAFTSLNPTIRIGHQLKKIYEGHFGKSKEWEQEVLNLLEKLGIREPEKILKKYPHETSGGERQRVVIAGAMIGRPELLIADEVTTALDLKTKKEVLTLFKDIQRATGISILFISHDLESIQNFAQKVYVMYKGEIVEQNSCEKIFEEQSHPYVKKLINLSKSLWVRGEE, translated from the coding sequence TTGAAGTTAATTGACATAAAAGGTTTGAACTTAGAAATTGATGGGAAGGTACTTTTAAAAAATATAGACTTTTCTATAAAATATGGTGAAATAGTAGCACTGGCTGGGGAATCTGGAAGTGGAAAAACTTTAACAACAAAGTTTATATTGGGAATTTTACCTGAAAGAAGTAAGATTACCTATGATAAATTTGAAAAAAACTGTAAAATTGGAGCTGTTTTTCAAAATGCTTTTACCTCATTAAATCCAACTATAAGGATAGGGCATCAATTAAAAAAGATATATGAGGGACATTTTGGAAAGAGTAAAGAGTGGGAACAGGAAGTTTTAAATTTATTAGAAAAATTAGGGATAAGAGAGCCAGAAAAAATATTAAAAAAATATCCTCATGAGACAAGTGGAGGAGAGAGACAAAGAGTAGTAATAGCTGGAGCTATGATAGGACGTCCTGAATTGTTGATAGCTGATGAGGTAACAACAGCCTTAGATCTTAAGACTAAAAAAGAGGTATTAACTCTTTTTAAGGATATTCAAAGAGCTACAGGTATATCAATACTATTTATATCTCATGATTTAGAATCAATTCAAAATTTTGCTCAGAAAGTTTATGTAATGTATAAAGGTGAGATTGTTGAACAAAATAGTTGTGAAAAAATATTTGAAGAACAATCACATCCATATGTAAAGAAACTTATTAACTTATCTAAGAGTCTTTGGGTAAGAGGTGAAGAATGA
- a CDS encoding ATP-binding cassette domain-containing protein, whose translation MILKVEKLRKEYIKGGLFSKEKREVLKGISFEVKRGEIFSIIGQSGVGKSTIGKIILGIEKESSGKIIFLGKNLEEREKRDIQMIFQDPYSSLNPAMKIKDILAEPLKANGEKDREKISRMVKDILREVGLEEEVGNRYPNELSGGQRQRVVIGCAMILKPKLVVCDEPVASLDLAVQKQILELIKRFNREYGTTFIFISHDLGVVYNISDRVMVLYKGEIQEIREVEEFFSKPRSEYGKYLLSGIR comes from the coding sequence ATGATTTTAAAAGTTGAAAAATTAAGAAAAGAGTATATAAAGGGTGGTTTATTTTCAAAGGAGAAAAGAGAGGTCTTAAAAGGAATATCCTTCGAGGTAAAAAGAGGTGAGATATTCTCTATAATAGGACAGTCTGGAGTTGGAAAATCAACTATTGGAAAGATTATACTAGGGATTGAAAAGGAAAGTTCTGGAAAGATAATATTTTTAGGTAAAAATCTAGAAGAGAGAGAGAAGAGAGATATTCAGATGATATTCCAAGATCCCTATAGCTCTTTAAATCCAGCTATGAAAATAAAGGATATTTTAGCAGAACCTCTAAAAGCTAATGGAGAAAAAGATAGAGAAAAAATCTCTAGAATGGTCAAAGATATATTGAGAGAAGTTGGTCTTGAAGAGGAAGTTGGAAATAGGTATCCAAATGAATTGAGTGGAGGACAGAGGCAAAGAGTGGTAATAGGTTGTGCTATGATACTGAAACCAAAGTTAGTAGTTTGTGACGAGCCTGTAGCTTCACTTGATTTAGCAGTTCAAAAACAGATATTAGAGCTTATAAAGAGATTTAATAGAGAGTATGGGACAACGTTTATATTTATATCTCATGACTTAGGTGTAGTATATAATATATCTGATAGAGTAATGGTACTATATAAGGGTGAGATTCAGGAGATAAGAGAGGTAGAAGAGTTCTTTTCAAAACCTCGAAGTGAATATGGAAAATATCTTTTAAGTGGAATAAGGTAA